In Arthrobacter sp. B3I9, the following are encoded in one genomic region:
- a CDS encoding zinc metalloprotease codes for MSETIQPSVTNPRVRELCGTMEVHRRLLNESITYQERRALIDNRALAYELQTRSIARSGVTTIPIVVHVVHNPADPSQNISETQVHNQIEVLNQDFRASNSDVSQVPAVWTDRVADCNIEFQLAAQDPDGNPTDGITRTPSTVPFFTTELDDVKSSGTGGADPWPSDDYLNLWVCTELRDGIGRVILGYAQFPGGPPTTDGVVIAGFCFGTGGTAQPPFDLGRTATHEIGHWLDLRHIWGDDRGSCSGSDLVDDTPNQADATFNKPSFPQTSCNNGPDGNMFMNYMDYTDDAAMFMFTHGQSRRMDACLEGARASFLTAPAFALAAARPTPAAAAPAAMAPPAEAQGESQVPQLRQEIERLRRDYQRARSTLDTIRAALSSDASGPADG; via the coding sequence ATGAGCGAGACAATCCAACCAAGCGTCACGAACCCCCGCGTCCGCGAATTGTGCGGGACGATGGAGGTGCACCGCAGGCTGTTGAACGAGAGCATCACTTACCAGGAACGCCGCGCCCTGATCGACAACCGCGCTCTCGCGTACGAGCTCCAGACGCGCAGCATCGCGCGGAGCGGCGTGACCACGATTCCGATCGTGGTCCATGTGGTCCACAATCCAGCCGATCCTTCCCAAAACATCAGCGAGACGCAGGTTCACAACCAAATCGAGGTCCTGAACCAGGATTTCCGGGCCAGCAATTCCGACGTGTCCCAGGTGCCGGCCGTATGGACGGACCGGGTGGCGGACTGCAACATAGAGTTCCAGCTCGCGGCCCAGGACCCGGACGGCAATCCAACCGATGGAATCACCCGGACGCCGTCAACAGTGCCGTTCTTCACCACCGAGCTCGACGACGTCAAGTCGAGTGGGACCGGCGGGGCAGACCCATGGCCCAGCGACGATTACCTCAACCTCTGGGTGTGCACCGAACTCAGGGACGGGATCGGGCGGGTGATCCTCGGATATGCCCAGTTCCCCGGAGGCCCTCCGACCACCGACGGCGTTGTCATCGCAGGCTTTTGCTTCGGCACCGGTGGAACGGCGCAGCCTCCATTCGATCTCGGCCGCACTGCAACGCATGAGATCGGCCACTGGTTGGACCTGCGCCACATCTGGGGCGACGACCGCGGCTCCTGCAGCGGAAGCGACCTGGTGGATGACACGCCCAACCAGGCGGACGCTACGTTCAACAAGCCGTCGTTCCCGCAGACCAGCTGCAACAACGGACCTGACGGCAACATGTTTATGAACTACATGGACTACACCGATGACGCGGCCATGTTCATGTTCACCCACGGCCAGTCGAGACGGATGGACGCGTGCCTCGAAGGTGCCCGGGCTTCCTTCCTCACCGCACCGGCTTTCGCGCTGGCTGCTGCCCGGCCCACGCCGGCCGCCGCGGCTCCCGCAGCGATGGCTCCCCCGGCTGAGGCACAGGGGGAAAGTCAGGTACCCCAGCTCCGACAAGAGATTGAGCGGCTCCGCCGGGACTACCAACGCGCCCGGTCCACCCTGGACACCATCCGGGCAGCGCTCAGCAGTGACGCCTCCGGCCCGGCCGACGGATGA